Part of the Bdellovibrio bacteriovorus genome, GGCACGGCTCATGTTTCCGATCTGGGCGACAGCTTTAAAGTATTTAAGAGACTGAATATCCATATAATTTATTAATCATAAGTATAATAAATCATCAATATTTTTAATGATAAGAATCCGCTAAAAGCTTTCCTAACAAGATGGAGGAGTCTTTTATGAAATCTTTAGTTGTTCTGGGTTTGATATTTTTAAGTGCGATGGCGAATGCCAACACTTTGGTTTCTGAGCAAGTAGTGACTTTGCCGGTGGATCTTTCAACTGCGGGCATCCGCTTAAGTAAGGCTGGCTACAGCGCGCCGACGGTGAAGGTTTTGATTCCGGAACTGGCGGCAGTGACGGTGCTGAATCATCGCAATGAGGGCGAAACCGCGCCGTGCCTGGCGACTTTTCAAGCGATTTTAGTGGAGGAGGTTGTGCAAGGAAAGCCTGAAGTATTACAAGTCCCTGTCTCTATTAAATTAGAAAAGATCTTTGGGGTCATAGAGGATGAAAACGGGCAGAATATCTGCCAAGTGCGTTTAATGGAAACGGTGACTGCCTCCATCCGGGGATTTGATTTTTCTCACGTCCGCTTTGGAGATTTGCCGTCTCGCCATGTGGATGATTGCAAATAAGTTATCTGGTGGGTTCGCGAAAAGAAGGATCTTTTCGCGAACTGCTGTTGACTCTTTATTGAGCAGCCTTCTATGCTGCGATCATGATTAAAACAAAACATCCTCAAGGTCTCTTCGTTCTTTTCTTTACCGAAATGTGGGAACGCTTTTCTTATTACGGAATGCGCGCTCTTTTGGTGTTGTACATGACTCAATACCTCTTTATCGAAATCGATAAAGGCAAAGAAGTTTTCGGCTTTCAAGGCTTGAAATCTTTTATTGAGATGATTTATGGGCCGATGACGAACCAAGCACTTTCGTCACAGCTGTATGGTTTGTATACGGGCTTTGTATACTTCACTCCGTTCTTTGGGGGAATCATTGCGGACCGTTTGATTGGGCAGCGTCGCTCTGTTTATGTCGGTGGTTTTTTGATGGCGATTGGTCACTTCTTGATGGCCATTGAATCTCAGTTTTTATTGGCGTTGTTTTTCTTGATTATCGGAAATGGCTTTTTTAAACCGAATATCACAACGCAAGTGGGCTATTTATATCCAGAGGGCGATGCTCGACGTGATAGTGCGTTCACAATTTTTTATATGGGCATCAATCTTGGCGCCTTCTTTTCTCCGTTTATTTGCGGCACATTGGGGCAAAAAATGGGATGGCATTACGGTTTCGGTGCGGCCGGTATTGGAATGTTAGTGGGACTGGCGGTTTATCACTTTGGTCGTCATCGTTTGCCGGTGGATCGAATCACTCGTCAAAAACAGACTCAAAAAACCGAAGAACAAGAGTTAACCAAACAAGAACTCAAAGGTATCATGGCACTAGTCATCTTGTGTGCGCTGAACATCGTTTATTGGGCGATCTATGAGCAGCAAGGAAATACCATGCAGCTTTGGGCGGAAAATAACACCAACTGGACATTCTTTGGCGTGAATCTGCCATCGACGTGGTACCAGGCTTTCAATCCGGCGATGATCTTTATTTTCTCGCCATTGCTGATGATCTTCTGGGCGTGGCAAAATAAAAAAGGCAAAGAACCTAGCAGCACGGTGAAAATGGGCTTGGGTTGCATTATCAGCGGCTTGGGTTTCGTCTTTATGATTTTGGCAGCAAAAGTTATTGGACCCCAGGAAAAAGGCAGCTTGCTGTGGTTAACCGCAGCCACGGCATTTATCACTTTGGGTGAGATCTATCTTTCACCGATCGGTCTTTCTTACGTCACCAAGGTGGCCCCAGCACGTATGGTGTCCATGCTTATGGGTGTCTGGCTGATGTCGAGCTTTTTTGGTAATTACGCTTCGGGAGTTATCGGCGGATACTATGATGTTTTAAGCAAACAGCAGTTCTTTGTCCTCTTAACAGGACTGGGAATCGGAACGGGCTTAGTCTTTTTGGCATTTGCTAGATTTTCTTCAGTCGAAAAATCTTTAGAAACAGATGCGGAAAAAGTGATCGCGACGCACACGCAGCCTGTTTAAACGAAAAAACCCGTCAGTGATGACGGGTTTTTTATACCTTTAGGCTTCTGTTTCCACGATCCACGTGTCGGGATCTTCAAAAAGCTGACTTAAGATTTCTTGGTCAAACAAGGCATTGCTGTCGAAAAGTTCTTTTAACGTCAAAGCATGCTTCGTAAGCTCATGGTAAGAATCAACTCGGCTGAGATATTCTTCCTTGGTCATCTTGGGCTTTTTTGGATCTTTCAAAAGCTTCTGCCCATAAATCAAAGTGTCATAGCTGTAGCTATTAAAAACCAAAGCTTCCAAAGTCGAATAGGGCGACTGCGTTCCAAAGTTGCTCGCACTTAGTGGCGGTCTTTGGTGAAACAAGTCCAAGATCATCTGGGCATCACCGATATTTGTGTTTTCGCGGCACCACTGCCAATAAGGCGTGTCCAACTGCTTGTTAAACTTGTAGTGAATACCTAAAAACCAACGGAAGGTATCCCAGGTTGCGGCGATTTCTGAATTGATGCCCGCAATCGAGGCGTAGTCTTCAAAATTATTTGGCATCAGCTTACATAAAGTCATAATACTGTGCATGGCTGTTTGGATAGCCGTGGACTCTAAAGGTTCCACAAAGCCATAAGAATTACCGATCGCAAAAACATTTTTATTCCAGGCTTGCGTGTGGCGGCCTGAGCGGAACTCCACCATTTTGTATTTTTCGAT contains:
- a CDS encoding peptide MFS transporter; the protein is MIKTKHPQGLFVLFFTEMWERFSYYGMRALLVLYMTQYLFIEIDKGKEVFGFQGLKSFIEMIYGPMTNQALSSQLYGLYTGFVYFTPFFGGIIADRLIGQRRSVYVGGFLMAIGHFLMAIESQFLLALFFLIIGNGFFKPNITTQVGYLYPEGDARRDSAFTIFYMGINLGAFFSPFICGTLGQKMGWHYGFGAAGIGMLVGLAVYHFGRHRLPVDRITRQKQTQKTEEQELTKQELKGIMALVILCALNIVYWAIYEQQGNTMQLWAENNTNWTFFGVNLPSTWYQAFNPAMIFIFSPLLMIFWAWQNKKGKEPSSTVKMGLGCIISGLGFVFMILAAKVIGPQEKGSLLWLTAATAFITLGEIYLSPIGLSYVTKVAPARMVSMLMGVWLMSSFFGNYASGVIGGYYDVLSKQQFFVLLTGLGIGTGLVFLAFARFSSVEKSLETDAEKVIATHTQPV